The genomic segment ttaggccacagtgccatCTTGTGCAGCTTCCCCCTCCCTACtccgtcagcctgaagaaggatcccgatacGCCGTCTATATTCCCGCCACGGATGCTGCCAGTGGGGCATcatttactccagtactttgtatgttGATTGTATAAAACTGATTGCATTGTATTTGATCAGGAttcgaacatctgcagttccatgtgtccatTTTCAAACTTGTCATGGCACTGTTTGGCAATGTTCCGGCGACGAGCATTTCAGTCCGTTGAATTGTTGGAGTATTTCTTGCTGCTTAGTTTTGCAATAACTTTTCGTTGATGTTTCTCTCCGTTTGTTATACACGACCCACTGACGTGGTTCTGTAAAAGATCTAACGGGCAAATCTGTCGGTGAAATTGCAACATGGCGTCACAAACCCGGGAAGCATTGTCTGGCGATGCGTTTTCCCAACACATACTGGGCAGTGGAAGATCATGACAATCGGTGTTGGTAGTCCCACACCTTCTGCCCACCGCTCATAACGCAAACTTACATTGAAGTTTTTAACAGGTTCAAAAGCAAAGCGGAGGAGGTGCACCAATAGTTAAGATGTTTGGTATTTGCACTCGATAACGTCACCGCCCTTCAAACCGATCGCCTGGTGTGATTTGCTGTAGTGCAGAGGGATCGTTTTACTCCAAGCAAAGTAGAGAAAAACAAAACAGGCGAGCGCTCCACACGTTGCCGGCGCCCCGGGGCTCACCATGAACGTGAAGGTCCTGTTCGCTGTCTTGGCCGTAGCTCTGGTAGCGATCATCGCTCTCAACTGGATCCTGCTGGTGGGGATGTCGAGGTCGGCCGCGTGTCAGGTCCGAGACCCCGGCGAGCAGCTCAGTGAGATGATGGAGCAGCGGCGGCAGAAGGAGATGTTTGCGGACCTCAATTCCTTGGAGCTGAGGCAGGTGGTGCGCTACCTGGAGCAGAACCTGGCCGTGACCCTGGTGAACTGTAGCCAGGCATTGCCGTCCCACAACTCCATCTTCATGGTCGAGCTACAACTTCCCCGCAAAGACGACGCCTTGAGGTTCTTGGACCAGGGGGGCGACCCGCCAAGGAGAGAGGCCAGGGCTGTGGTGGTCTTTGGTGCTCAGACTCGGCCCAATGTAACCGAGTACACGGTGGGACCTCTCCCTGACCCGACCCACCATGTGGATGTCACCTCTCACACCTACAAGAGCCTCCACTTCAACTCCAGGCCTCTAACCTTTACTGAATATAAAACTATCATGTCAACTGTGGGCTTGGAGAAGGTTTTGGAACTACTCGAGGAAAGTTACGGCGCGGACGGGATGCCCCCAATATATTTAGACTCATCCCCTCGCGGATTTAAGTTGGGCGACAGGGAAACGTGGTTTTCCTCGTTGAAGAACCACAGCGATTACTTTATGCACCCTCTGGGGTTTGAGGTACTGGTGGACCACAGCAGCAACAACATCTcggagtggaaggtgaggaaagTACTTTACAACGGCCAATACTTTGACACTATTGATGAACTAGTGACTCAGTACAACAAGGGGTCTGTGCGGAAGATCCAAAGGACGGATTCGGACCCCAACTACGCCTCGCTGAGACCTCGCCAGAAGTTTCAAACCTACGGCCCCCTCCAGTTCGAGCCACAGGGACCAAGATACCACGTTGTAAACAACCACGTTCGCTACTTTGACTGGGAGTTCGCGTTCCGCCACAGTCCCGTCAGCGGTTTACAGCTGTTTGATATCCGCTTCAGGAAGGAGCGGGTGGTCTACGAGTTGAGCGTCCAGGAGGTGAACTCCGTTTACGGCGGAGAGACGCCAGGTCTGATGAGGACCAAGTTCTTGGACAGTCATTATGGAATTGGGAAAAATTCCAATGAGCTGGTGAAAGGCGTGGACTGCCCTTACAGCGccactttcctccacactctccatctcatggatAGCGACCAACCGCAGCGGATCAGGAACTCCATTTGTATCTTTGAGCAAAATCGGGAGATTCCTCTGAGACGCCACTTCTCCAGCTGGTTCATGACCCCATCTTACGGCGCGTTACTGGATAACGTGCTGGTTGTGCGATCAGTGGCGACTGTGGGCAACTATGATTACATCTTTAATTTCGTCTTCCACAACAATGGGGTGATTGAGACCAAGGTGTCTCCCACGGGCTACGCTCTAACTTCATTTACTTCCGAAGGGGCAACTCAGTACGGAGCAAAACTTGGAGAGAACGTTGTGGGCAACGTTCACACTCACTTCTTGCACTTCAAGGCTGACCTGGATATATTAGGTAGGTGCCAATACATTTCAAACGTTCTACGTTGaagtatatttaaaatatatattaacctTGCGTCCGTTGCAAAGTATTCTGTCTAAGGATACAAATGATACATATTCAGTAATGACACCGGTCTTTCTTCATTGGTGACTAATATCGAGCATGGGAGCCTTTGTTGATCAAACTGCGCGGTTCTGGGGATAGATATTTGGAAATGACTGACCGCTTTGAATCTTGGTTCTTTGGAGAAGTTTGCTTCTTCACATAAACATCTGTGTTATGTAACCAGGCAGCTGATAATAGTGACTAATATCTTCAATAGTTTAACCCAATTCACTACGAAGCAATATCGTTGCTTGCCGTCCAGTCAACGATGACAACAATGTCACAAAAACAGTCAAGTCTTGCAAACGTGTTGTAGAATACTCATGCCAGGCCACTCAAGAATGACAATTCCGTTCCACCTGGCCTGATTACAATTGATCATTGAACCTGTCATGAAATATGTGTTAAGCAAAGGAAACGCGAGCAACTGTCAGTCTGCCAGTTAACATCCGAGGAATCAGGGACAGACTCTCCGGGTCAATGGAACAGATAGAGATCCAATACATTTACAGCGGAAGTCTTTGAGTGgggttggggaggaggggagaacaaGGATGTGGTCCTGGAGAGGGTGGGAGTCAGGAGAGACTGAACGTCAGCACTGCTGGCGAGTCAGGAGGAGGGAGCGTGTTAAACGCAGACGAATGTGTGGAGGAGATGTAAATGTGTGTATAAAGGCATCTGGATgagaacttggataggaaaggttcagagggatagagATCTAATGCAATCTATTGGGATGATTGCAGATAGCcttagggtgggtgggggggggaggacccgtttccacacaattacacacacacacacacttacacacacacacacttacacacacacacttacacatacacacacacacacttacacacacacacacacttacacatacacttacacacacacacacacttacacacacacacacttacacacacacgcacacttacactctcacacacacacacgcttacacacacacacatacacacttacacacacacacacacacacacacacacacacacacatacacacacacacacacgcaaacacacttacacacacacacacttacacacacacacttacacacacttacacacacacacttacacacacacacacacacacacagacacacacacacttacacaaacacacttacacacacacacacacacacacacacacacttacacacttacacacacacacaaacacacaaacacactcacacatatgaaAAGCCCCAGACAGAGAAGGGCAGGAACTGGACACATGATGAGGATGTGCCTTGCATCACATTTCTCCCCCTCAACAAGAACGattcgccatctgtggcaatcccTATCCGGAGCTACCCACTCTCTCTGGTGGTCAGTTAATGACAGAAAGATAAAGATAAAGCTAAGCTTGTGTTTAAACAGCGGcacgaagtgttggagtaactcggtgggtcaggaaacatctctggagaacacgggcaggtggcgtttcggaccgtgacccttcatcagactcagtcacggcagttactcctgcacttttttgtctttttttgttgtaaaccagcatctgcctttcctgaagatagacacaaaaagctgaaataactcagcatgacaggcagcatctccggagagaaggaatgggcgacgttttggatcaagacccttcttcagactggttagagataagggaaatgagagatatagatggtgatgtggagagataaagaacatgaatgaaagatatgcaaaaaagtaacgatgatgaaggaaacaggtaagctgtttgtagggtgaaaatgagaagctagtgcgacttgggtgggggagggatagagagagagggaatgccggggctacctgaagtgagataaatcaatattcattcgactgggctgtaagcttcccacgagaaatatgaggtgctgttcctccaatttgcatttagcctcactctgacaacggaggaggccgaggacagaaaggtctgtgtaggaatgggaaggagaattaaagtgtccagcaaccgggatatcagggtgttcaagaaggaactgcagatgctggaaaatcaaaggtacacaaaaatgctggagaaactcagcgggtgcagcagcctctatggagcgaaggaaataggtaacgtttcgggccaaaacccttcttcagattgataggtggtggcggggagaaggaaggaaaaaggaggaggaggagcccgagggctgggggatgggaggagacagctcgagggctaaggaaggtgaggagacagcaagggctaacaaaattgggagaattagaccgctccctccgcaactcccttgtcaattcttcccttccctcccgcaccaccccctccccgggcactttccgttgcaaccgcaagaaatgcaacacctgtccctttacctaccccctcgactccattcaaggacccaagccgtcgttccaggtgcgacagaggttcacctgtatctcctccaacctcatctactgcatccgctgctctagatgtcagctgatctacatcggtgagactaagtggaggttgggcgatcgtttcgccgaacacctctgctcggtctgcaagaacctacctgacctcccggtggctcagcacttcaactccccctcccattccctatccgacctctctgtcctgggtctcctccattgccagagtgagcaacaccggaaactggaggaacagcacttcatattccgcttggggagcctgcatccggcgggcatgaacattgaattctcccaattttgttagcccttgatgtctcctccccttccttagccttcaagctgtctcctcccattccccagccttcgtgctcctcctcctttttccttccttctccccgccaccccctatcagtctgaagaagggtttcggccctgaaactttacctatttccttcgctccatagatgctgctgcacccgctgagtttctccagcatttttgtgaaatgggatatcaggttggttcctgagcgaaggtgttctgtgaAACCATCGCccggtctgcgtttggtctcgtcgatgtacaagcccacatcttgaacaacggttacagcagatgaggttggaggaggagcaagtgaacctctgcctaacctgaaaggactgttggaggccctggacagagtcgagggagaaggtatagtGACAAGTGTTGTTGCATCATCTgcgaaacgatcggccagtctcGCTGATGTATCCACATCTGAACAACTCTGTCCTGAATTCCTCTGCTGAACTATAAATGACATTTTAACTCTGAGAATAGAATTATCACTGTCAAATTCATAAAATGTTGAAAGTTACATTGACTTCGAAGCGTAATTAAGCAAATAAAAACGTGTTTTATGTGCATTTGGTGCTGTAAACAAATCCAATAAGTTGCAAcgaaaaaacagaaaataatacAAATGCTTCGTAGGTCAGTCGGTATATGTGGGAAGAGAAACCGACCCATTGTTTCAGGTCGACGTCCCTTCGTCAGAACCTTCATCAGATCTTCGACCTGAACCGTCATCGCGGTTTCTCCTCCCCCTCCggttgctgcccgacctgctgagtatttccagcatcagtTGCTGTCAGTTCAGATTTGCAGCACCATCAGtgggttttttttcattttcacaaATAAATGTCACCACGCTGGTCTCCTGGTGTCTTTGGGTTTCGTCGGGTAACTGAAAACACACTGAAATACAACTGAAATGAATTGTCACATTAAAAATGCTTCCACACTTTTGCACACCAAGTATAACAAAAGCTTGGTCACTGTTCTAAATAACATTATaaaggataaacacaaaatgctggaggaacacagcggtgGTAGGCAGCttatctggtgaaaaggaataggtggcattttgggtagcGGTTCTTATAAATATAAAAGGAATTCTACAACTTGTTGCGCTTGCTTGACTGTCGTGTggatttaatgttttattttacaaaacttcagtgtgtgggtggggaaaTAATTAATCTAGAAATCTAATTCACGGTTGTGGTACTTGAAATACATTGCACTTAACTGAATGGTCGAATTGATCCTGAACAAGAACTCTTGTTTTAATTTTGTCTACTTGGAACAAAGACTATTTCTTAATTGTCAAATTCAGACAGTTTCAGGCTTAAATTCAAAGCCTTGTCTTCTATAATTTTCCACTGCCTCTAAGAACCCTTCTGTTTAAACGAAAAGCCAAAACATGCAAATAAAACTTTGGTCTTCAGTTTTTGGTTCAGCGTAGTTTCTTAAACAGCAGCACAgatgtaaaaaataatttaacaagGTACGGGGAATTTGGCATTGACTCGCAATTTGGAATTGTCAATACGTTTTACAGGTCGATTCAAGTTGCAGTGTAAGCGGTGAGTGGCACAGAATGAGCGTCTGTGATAGAGGGAGACAGATGGAAGATGTTCAAGGCTCTCTGTGTTATGTACCGGTCACCACAATGTTTGGGGGCAGGTCAGGCTGCACGATGGAGACAGGGAGAAATAACGAGTCAATATCCGCGACTGGTGACTGACAGCTGAAATGAGTACTTcttggccttggtgagaccacacctggagtattgcgtacagttttggtctcctaatctgaggaaagacattcttacagagaaggttcaccagactgattcctgggatgtcaggactttcatatgaagaaagactggatagactcggtttatacacgctagaatttagaagattgaggggggatcttatagaacttacaacattcttaaggggttggacaggctagatgcaggaagattgttcccgatgttggggaagtccagaacgaggggtcacagtttaaggataagggggaaatcttttaggaccgagatgaggagaacatttttcacacagagagtggtgaatcactggaattctctgccacagaaggtagttgaggccagttcattggctatatttaagagggagttagatgttgcccttgtggctaaagggatcagggggtatggagagaaggcaggtacaggatattgagttggatgatcagccatgatcatattgtaatggcggcgcaggctcgaagggccgaatggcctactcctgcacctattttctatgtttcttttattCAGTCATAATAAGCGattgaccaagcacaggcaaatgggactagctcagtatgTCAACTCGGTTGGCATAgacaggatgggccgaagggcctgttcccctgctGTGCAGCTCTATGGCTCAGTGTCTCTTAATAGCTCGCCGATCCCTTACGTTGGGCCTTCGAAAGGATAATTGAAACGCGGTGCATTGcgaagaatgggagagagagaggaggggggaggaaagggggcgtggtggggggggggggtcagtctttaCTCAGACCAGCCCGGCCCGAGCTCTGGTTCAGCTTTATCTTTGCAAATTATTGTTGCAAATACGTGTCTTTCAACTCTAGCCCCGATGGctggaaacaattaaattctCCCAAACCATTCCCACATCCTTGAGCATTCTGGGACGTACATTCCAAGCACAAAGTCGCCAGAACCCGCGCGGTGGAGGTGGTCGAGGAGGAATCAACCCCGGAGATCGACAGAGACTCAGTGAAGAAGCAAGGCGAGAGCTCCACACGTTGCCGGCGCCCCGGGGCTCACCATGAACTTGAAGGTTGTGTTCGCTGTCTTGGCCGTAGCTCTGGTAGCGATCATCGCTCTCAACTGGATCCTGCTGGTGGGGATGTCGAGGTCGGCCGCGTGTCAGGTCCGAGACCCCGGCGAGCAGCTCAGTGAGATGATGGAGCAGCGGCGGCAGAAGGAGATGTTTGCGGACCTCAATTCCTTGGAGCTGAGGCAGGTGGTGCGCTACCTGGAGCAGAACCTGGCCGTGACCCTGGTGAACTGTAGCCAGGCATTGCCGTCCCACAACTCCATCTTCATGGTCGAGCTACAACTTCCCCGCAAAGACGACGCCTTGAGGTTCTTGGACCAGGGGGGCGACCCGCCAAGGAGAGAGGCCAGGGCTGTGGTGGTCTTTGGTGCTCAGACTCGGCCCAATGTAACCGAGTACACGGTGGGACCTCtccctgacccgacctaccatgtGGATGTCTCCTCTCACACCTACAAGAGCCTCCACTTCAACTCCAGGCCTATAACCTTTACTGAATATAAAACTATCATGTCAACTGTGGGCTTGGAGAAGGTTTTGGAACTACTCGAGGAAAGTTACGGCGCGGACGGGATGCCCCCAATATATTTAGACTCATCCCCTCGCGGATTTAAGTTGGGCGACAGGGAAACGTGGTTTTACTCGTCGAAGAACCACAGCGATCACTTTATGCACCCTCTGGGGTTTGAGGTACTGGTGGACCACAGCAGCAACAACATCTcggagtggaaggtgaggaaagTACTTTACAACGGCCAATACTTTGACACTATTGATGAACTGGTGACTCAGTACAACAAGGGGTCTGTGCGGAAGACCCAAAGGAAGTATTCGGACCCCAACTACGCCTCGCTGAGACCTCGCCAGAAGTTTCAAACCTACGGCCCCCTCCAGTTCGAGCCACAGGGGCCAAGATACCACGTTGTAAACAACCACGTTCGCTACTTTGACTGGGAGTTCGCGTTCCGCCACAGTCCCGCCAGCGGTTTACAGCTGTTTGATATCCGATTCAGGAAGGAGCGGGTGGTCTACGAGTTGAGCGTCCAGGAGGTGAACTCCGTTTACGGCGGAGAGGCGCCAGCTCTGATGAGGTCCAAGTTCTTGGACACTCATTATGGAATTGGGAAAAAATCCAATGAGCTGGTGAAAGGCGTGGACTGCCCTTACAGCGCCACTTTCGtccacactctccatctcatggatAGCGACCAACCGCAGCGGATCAGGAACTCCATTTGTATCTTTGAGCAAAATCGGGAGATTCCTCTGAGACGTCACTTCTCCAGAAGGTTCATGACCCCATCTTACGGCGCGTTACTGGATAACGTGCTGGTCGTGCGATCAGTGGCGACTGTGGGCAACTATGATTACATCTTTAATTTCGTCTTCCACAACAATGGGGTGATTGAGACCAAGGTGTCTCCCACGGGCCACGCTCTAACCTCATTTACTTCCGAAGGGGCAACTCAGTACGGAGGAAAATTTGGAGAGAACGTTGTGGGCAACGTTCACACTCACTTCCTGCACTTCAAGGCTGACCTGGATATATTGGGTAGGTGACAATGCATTTCAAACGTTCTACGTTGaagtatatttaaaatatatattaacctTGCGTCCGTTGCAAAGTATTCTGTCTAAGGATACAAATGATACATATTCAGTAATGACACCGATCTTACTTCATTGGTGAAATGGTGACAAATATCGAGCATGGGAGCCTTTGTTGAACAAACTGAGCGGTTCTGGGGATAGAGATTTGGAAATGACTGGCCGCCTTGAGTCTTGGTTCTTTGGAGAAGTTTGCTTCTTCACATAAACATCTGTGTTATGTAACCAGGCAGCTGATAATAGTGGCTAATATCTTCGATAGTTTAACCCAATTCACCACGAAGCAATGTCGTTGCTTATCGACCAGTCAACGATGACAACAATGTCACAAAAACAGTCAAGTCTTGCAAATGTGTTGTAGAATACTCATGCCAGGCCACTCAAGAATGACAATTCCATTCAACCTGGCCTGATTACAATGGACCATTAAACCTGTCATGAAATATGTGTTAAGCAAAGGAAACGCGAGCAACTGGCAGTCTGCCAGTTAACATCCGAGGAATCAGGGACAGACTCTCCGGGTCAATGGAACAGATAGAGATCCAATACATTTACAGCGAAAGTCTTTgagtggggttggggggaggaggggagaacaaGGATGTGGTCCTGGAGAGGGTGTGAGTCAGGAGAGACTGAATGTCAGCACTGGTTGCGAGTCAGGAGGAGGGAGCGTGTTAAACGCAGACGAATCTGGGGGAGATGTAAATATGTGTATAAAGGCATCTGGATGAGAacttggataggaaatgttcagaGGGAAAGAGATCCAATGCAAACTATTGGGATGATTGCAGATAGCCTTagggtcggtgggggggggggggacccgtttccacatacttacacacacacacacacacacacacacacacacacacacacacacacacacacacacacacacacacacacacacacacacacacacacacacacacacacacacacacacacacacacagatcttgGGGGTTTTTTTGATACCCACTCCCTCTGGTGGTCAGTTAATGAAAGAAAGATGAAGCTAAGCTTGTGATTAAACAGCGAcacgaagtgttggagtaactcggtgggtcaggaaacatctctggagaacacgggcaggtgacgtttcgggccgtgaCCCTTCATCAGGCTCAGTCACggcagttactcctgcactttgtctttttttgttgtaaaccagcatctgtctttcctgaagattgacacaaaaatctggaataactcagcgggccaggcagcatctccggagagaaggaatgggcgacgttttgggtcgagacccttcttcagtctggttaaagataaggggaatgagagatatagatggtgatgtggagagataaagaacatgaatgaaatatatgcaaaaaagtaacgatgatgaaggaaacaggtaagctgtttgtagtgtgaaaatgagaagctggttcagagggaaagagatCTAATGCAATCTATTGGGATGATTGCAGATAGCcttagggtgggtggggggggaggacccgtttccacacaattacacacacacacacttacacacacacacacacacttacacacacacacacacacttacacacacacacttacacatacacacacacacttacacatacacttacacacacacacacacttacacacacacacacttacacacacacttacacacacacacacttacacttacactctcacacacacacacgcttacacacacacacacacttacacacacacacacacacacacacttacacacacacacacacacacgcaaacacacttacacacacacacacttacacacacacacttacacacacacacacacacacacacacacacacacacacacacatacacttacacaaacacacacacacacacacacacacacacacacacacacacacacacacacacacacacacacacacacacaaacacacaaacacacacacacatatgaaaAGCCCCAGACAGAGAAGGGCAGGAACTGGACACATGATGAGGATGTGCCTTGCATCACATTTCTCCCCCTCAACAAGAACGattcgccatctgtggcaatcccTATCCGGAGCTACCCACTCTCTCTGGTGGTCAGTTAATGACAGAAAGATAAAGCTAAGCTTGTGATTAAACAGCGGcacgaagtgttggagtaactcggtgggtcaggaaacatctctggagaacacgggcaggtggcgtttcgggccgtgacccttcatcagactcagtcacggcagttactcctgcacttttttgtctttttttgttgtaaaccagcatctgcctttcctgaagatagacacaaaaagctgaaataactcagcatgacaggcagcatctccggagagaaggaatgggcgacgttttggatcaagacccttcttcagactggttagagataagggaaatgagagatatagatggtgatgtggagagataaagaacatgaatgaaagatatgcaaaaaagtaacgatgatgaaggaaacaggtaagctgtttgtagtgtgaaaatgagaagctggtgcgacttgggtgggggagggatagagagagagggaatgccggggctaccagatgtgagagaaatcaatattcattccactgggctgtaagctgcccaaacgaaatatgagattctgttcctccaatttgcgtttagcctcactctgacaatggaggaggccgaggacagaaaggtctgtgtaggaatgggaagaagaaataaaatgtccagcaaccggcagatcaggttggttcccgcgggctgagcgaaggtgttctgtgaaaccatcgcccagtctgcgtttggtctcgtcgatgtacaggcccacatcttgaacaacggatacagcagatgaggttggaggaggagcaagtgaacctctgcctaacctgaaaggactgttggaggccctggacagagtcgagggaggaggttagTGACAGGTGTTGTTGCatcttccgcgaaacgatcggccagtctcgccgatgtatccaCATCTGAACAACTCTGTCCTGAATTCCTCTGCTGAACTATAAGTGACATTTTAACTCTGAGAATAGTATTATCACAGTCAAATTCATAAAATGTTGAAAGTTACATTGACTTCGAAGCGTAATTAAGCAAATTAAAACGTGTT from the Amblyraja radiata isolate CabotCenter1 chromosome 16, sAmbRad1.1.pri, whole genome shotgun sequence genome contains:
- the LOC116981980 gene encoding retina-specific copper amine oxidase-like — protein: MNLKVVFAVLAVALVAIIALNWILLVGMSRSAACQVRDPGEQLSEMMEQRRQKEMFADLNSLELRQVVRYLEQNLAVTLVNCSQALPSHNSIFMVELQLPRKDDALRFLDQGGDPPRREARAVVVFGAQTRPNVTEYTVGPLPDPTYHVDVSSHTYKSLHFNSRPITFTEYKTIMSTVGLEKVLELLEESYGADGMPPIYLDSSPRGFKLGDRETWFYSSKNHSDHFMHPLGFEVLVDHSSNNISEWKVRKVLYNGQYFDTIDELVTQYNKGSVRKTQRKYSDPNYASLRPRQKFQTYGPLQFEPQGPRYHVVNNHVRYFDWEFAFRHSPASGLQLFDIRFRKERVVYELSVQEVNSVYGGEAPALMRSKFLDTHYGIGKKSNELVKGVDCPYSATFVHTLHLMDSDQPQRIRNSICIFEQNREIPLRRHFSRRFMTPSYGALLDNVLVVRSVATVGNYDYIFNFVFHNNGVIETKVSPTGHALTSFTSEGATQYGGKFGENVVGNVHTHFLHFKADLDILGR
- the LOC116981979 gene encoding membrane primary amine oxidase-like isoform X2, which translates into the protein MNVKVLFAVLAVALVAIIALNWILLVGMSRSAACQVRDPGEQLSEMMEQRRQKEMFADLNSLELRQVVRYLEQNLAVTLVNCSQALPSHNSIFMVELQLPRKDDALRFLDQGGDPPRREARAVVVFGAQTRPNVTEYTVGPLPDPTHHVDVTSHTYKSLHFNSRPLTFTEYKTIMSTVGLEKVLELLEESYGADGMPPIYLDSSPRGFKLGDRETWFSSLKNHSDYFMHPLGFEVLVDHSSNNISEWKVRKVLYNGQYFDTIDELVTQYNKGSVRKIQRTDSDPNYASLRPRQKFQTYGPLQFEPQGPRYHVVNNHVRYFDWEFAFRHSPVSGLQLFDIRFRKERVVYELSVQEVNSVYGGETPGLMRTKFLDSHYGIGKNSNELVKGVDCPYSATFLHTLHLMDSDQPQRIRNSICIFEQNREIPLRRHFSSWFMTPSYGALLDNVLVVRSVATVGNYDYIFNFVFHNNGVIETKVSPTGYALTSFTSEGATQYGAKLGENVVGNVHTHFLHFKADLDILGTSNSFETKDVEYQLKSVPWKPDEKVHVPSVISRILDTENEAAFRSGAKLPKYLNFVNLAQKNKWGYYRGYRLQVVSFNPDSVPEDSPDEKGISWQRYQLAVTKSKDNERKSSSIYNQNSMWKPPVYFADFINNESIRNEDLVAWITAGFLHIPHAEDVPNTATSGNEIGFILKPLNYFNHDPSVYSQDAIYIDPANPGCEDNPIACLSDVASCSPNFPEFTYGENNEH